A part of Citrifermentans bremense genomic DNA contains:
- the ettA gene encoding energy-dependent translational throttle protein EttA, translating to MNVIDVTGLCKSFGSRELMDQVSFAVGEEERVGLIGANGAGKSTLLTILAGIEDHDGGSIAMKRGASVGYLSQEPVLDENSTVAAEIEGGLREIRAAMALFNELSERMAKNPPDMDRLLTRQGELSAWIEHHGGWNTDHRVSEMMTHLQLPDRDQKIGTLSGGTKRRVALAKLLLQAPELLLLDEPTNHLDADTTQWLQEHLKAYPGAVMLITHDRYFLDEVVTRMLELERGAVISYQGGYSRYLEQREERLLNEATRRSRLLNLLRTETDWIRRGPPARSTKQKARIDRYYALEESLAGPARKELKIGFNTEEGLGGTILELDGVGKGFGEKKLIKKLSFGMKRGDRVGVIGPNGCGKTTLIRMIMGEDDPDQGKVVVGKKTKISYFDQLREVIDPNETVYDFFGEGDYVATATGDKRHKIGYLEEFLFSPEDRRRPVGSLSGGEKSRLILARLMLQDSNLLVLDEPTNDLDIPTLQLLDASIAAFPGCVLMVTHDRFFLDKVATGILAFEGEGEVTFYEGNYSNYRERREAARVAAVAQRVEKKDAAQAARAEKPKKGLTYAERIELEKLELRIAELEQEFAEVEAQLGDPSCYGTVEGGIAAITANYGRLETELAQAFERWEELETKKGN from the coding sequence ATGAACGTAATAGACGTAACAGGGCTTTGCAAAAGTTTCGGCTCCAGGGAGCTTATGGACCAGGTCAGCTTCGCTGTGGGGGAGGAGGAGAGGGTCGGCCTCATCGGGGCCAACGGCGCCGGGAAATCCACGCTCCTCACCATCTTAGCCGGCATCGAGGACCACGACGGCGGCTCAATCGCCATGAAGCGCGGGGCGAGCGTAGGCTACCTGAGCCAGGAGCCAGTGCTGGACGAAAACTCCACTGTTGCCGCCGAGATAGAGGGGGGGCTTAGGGAGATTCGCGCAGCGATGGCCCTCTTCAACGAGCTTTCCGAGCGCATGGCGAAAAACCCTCCCGACATGGACCGGCTCCTCACGCGCCAGGGGGAGCTCTCCGCCTGGATCGAGCACCACGGCGGCTGGAACACCGACCACCGGGTCTCCGAGATGATGACCCACCTGCAACTCCCCGACCGCGACCAGAAGATAGGCACCCTTTCGGGAGGGACCAAGCGCCGGGTGGCGCTCGCGAAGCTCCTGCTGCAGGCCCCGGAACTGTTGCTCCTCGACGAGCCGACGAACCATCTGGACGCCGACACCACCCAATGGCTGCAGGAGCACCTGAAGGCGTACCCCGGCGCCGTGATGCTGATCACCCACGACCGCTACTTCCTGGACGAGGTGGTGACCCGGATGCTGGAGCTAGAGCGGGGGGCCGTCATTTCCTACCAGGGGGGATATTCGAGGTACCTGGAGCAGCGGGAGGAGCGGCTCCTGAACGAGGCGACCAGGCGTTCGCGTCTTTTGAACCTCTTGCGCACCGAGACCGACTGGATCAGGCGCGGCCCCCCGGCGCGCTCCACCAAGCAGAAGGCGCGCATCGACCGCTACTATGCCCTCGAGGAGAGCCTGGCGGGCCCGGCGCGCAAGGAGCTGAAGATCGGCTTCAACACCGAGGAGGGGCTGGGCGGCACCATCCTGGAGCTTGACGGTGTGGGGAAGGGTTTCGGCGAGAAGAAGCTGATCAAGAAACTTTCCTTCGGCATGAAGCGCGGCGACCGCGTCGGCGTGATCGGTCCCAACGGCTGCGGCAAGACCACCCTGATCCGGATGATCATGGGGGAGGATGATCCGGACCAGGGGAAGGTCGTGGTCGGCAAGAAAACCAAGATCTCCTACTTCGACCAGTTGCGCGAGGTGATCGACCCGAACGAGACCGTCTACGACTTCTTCGGCGAGGGGGACTACGTCGCCACGGCGACAGGTGACAAGCGGCATAAGATCGGGTACCTGGAGGAGTTCCTGTTCTCCCCGGAGGACCGGCGGCGCCCGGTGGGAAGCCTCTCTGGCGGCGAGAAGAGCAGGCTGATCCTCGCAAGGCTCATGCTGCAGGACTCGAACCTTTTGGTGCTGGACGAGCCGACGAACGACCTCGACATACCCACCCTGCAGCTTCTCGACGCCTCGATAGCGGCGTTTCCGGGATGTGTCCTCATGGTCACCCATGACCGCTTCTTCCTGGATAAGGTCGCCACCGGCATCCTTGCCTTCGAGGGGGAGGGGGAGGTGACCTTTTACGAGGGGAACTACAGCAACTACAGGGAGCGCAGGGAAGCCGCGCGCGTGGCGGCAGTGGCGCAGCGGGTCGAGAAGAAGGATGCGGCTCAGGCTGCCAGGGCCGAGAAGCCCAAGAAAGGGCTCACCTACGCCGAGCGGATCGAACTGGAAAAGCTGGAGCTAAGGATTGCCGAACTGGAGCAGGAGTTCGCCGAGGTCGAGGCGCAGTTGGGAGATCCTTCCTGCTATGGCACCGTCGAAGGCGGTATCGCCGCCATCACCGCCAACTACGGCAGGCTGGAAACGGAACTGGCGCAGGCGTTCGAGCGCTGGGAAGAGCTGGAGACGAAGAAAGGCAATTAG
- the ruvB gene encoding Holliday junction branch migration DNA helicase RuvB, translated as MTRLISADKSEDDLLEASLRPRALSDYVGQEKAKGNLGLFIDAARGRGEALDHVLLYGPPGLGKTTLANIIACEMGVNIKSTSGPVIERPGDLAAILTNLEAHDVLFIDEIHRLSHVVEEILYPAMEDFQLDIIIGQGPSARTIKLDLPKFTLVGATTRAGLLSSPLRDRFGVISRLEFYTHEELAFIITRSARIFGMAIAPDGAMELARRSRGTPRIANRLLRRVRDFAQVRADGVITREVADQALALLEIDEMGFDMMDRAILLTIIDKFGGGPVGLDTIAAAISEESDTIEDVYEPFLIQNGFLNRTPRGRVATAAAYSHFGRIAPEPPQGKLF; from the coding sequence ATGACCCGCCTCATCAGCGCAGATAAATCTGAAGACGACCTCCTAGAGGCGTCGCTGCGCCCGCGGGCGCTCTCCGACTACGTGGGGCAGGAAAAGGCGAAGGGAAACCTGGGGCTTTTCATCGACGCGGCCCGCGGCAGGGGCGAGGCGCTGGACCACGTGCTCCTGTACGGCCCGCCGGGACTCGGCAAGACCACGCTGGCCAACATCATCGCCTGCGAGATGGGGGTCAACATCAAGTCGACCTCGGGACCTGTCATCGAGCGCCCCGGCGATCTCGCCGCCATCCTCACCAACCTGGAAGCGCACGACGTCCTCTTCATCGACGAAATCCACCGCCTCTCCCACGTGGTGGAGGAGATCCTCTACCCCGCCATGGAGGATTTCCAGCTCGACATCATCATCGGCCAGGGGCCGAGCGCCCGCACCATCAAGCTGGACCTACCGAAGTTCACCCTGGTCGGCGCCACCACCAGGGCCGGGCTCCTTTCCTCTCCGCTCAGGGACCGCTTCGGCGTCATCTCGCGCCTGGAATTCTATACCCACGAGGAACTCGCTTTCATCATCACCCGCTCCGCCCGCATCTTCGGGATGGCCATAGCCCCCGACGGCGCCATGGAGCTTGCGCGCCGCAGCCGGGGGACTCCGAGGATCGCCAACCGGCTTTTACGCCGCGTACGCGACTTCGCCCAGGTCCGCGCCGACGGCGTGATCACCCGCGAGGTGGCCGACCAGGCGCTGGCGCTTTTGGAGATAGACGAGATGGGGTTCGACATGATGGATCGCGCCATCCTGCTCACCATCATCGACAAGTTCGGCGGGGGGCCGGTGGGGCTCGACACCATAGCCGCCGCCATCAGCGAGGAAAGCGACACCATCGAGGACGTTTACGAGCCGTTTCTGATCCAGAACGGGTTCCTGAACCGCACCCCCAGGGGGCGGGTCGCCACCGCCGCTGCCTACAGCCACTTCGGCAGGATCGCGCCGGAGCCGCCGCAGGGAAAACTGTTTTAA
- a CDS encoding DnaA/Hda family protein has protein sequence MQFIFDFPVVPRFGFENFVVCGGNKTAYQFAKKLVEDPTENLLYVYGPEGSGKTHLLTALSNAIDGRYFSFRDAGSLYGAGVGSEGPSRLAEHFQDANALVLDDLHLLPNLQEVRVELWELFNAFYSSGRKIAISGLMPPKELPHLDGHLTSRLLWGLVARMDVSDDDSRRMILKKLAEDRQMALPDDVIDEMLLRVRRDIPSLVYALENINRYAISTKRKVSVRLAKETLKTN, from the coding sequence ATGCAGTTCATCTTCGACTTCCCAGTGGTGCCGCGCTTTGGCTTTGAGAACTTCGTGGTCTGCGGCGGCAACAAGACCGCCTACCAGTTCGCGAAGAAGCTGGTCGAGGACCCGACTGAGAACCTTCTCTACGTCTACGGCCCGGAAGGCTCGGGCAAAACCCACCTCTTGACCGCCCTCTCAAATGCCATCGACGGCAGGTACTTCTCCTTCCGCGATGCCGGCTCACTCTACGGCGCCGGCGTCGGCAGCGAGGGCCCTTCGCGGCTTGCCGAGCACTTCCAGGACGCGAACGCGCTGGTGCTGGACGACCTGCACCTGCTCCCCAACCTTCAGGAAGTACGGGTCGAGCTTTGGGAACTGTTCAACGCCTTCTACAGTTCCGGCCGCAAGATCGCCATCTCCGGCTTGATGCCTCCGAAGGAGCTGCCGCACCTGGACGGGCACCTGACCAGCCGCCTGCTCTGGGGGCTCGTCGCGCGCATGGACGTCTCCGACGACGATTCCAGGAGGATGATCCTGAAGAAGCTTGCCGAGGACCGGCAGATGGCGCTTCCGGACGACGTCATCGACGAGATGCTCTTGAGGGTGCGGCGCGACATCCCGTCGCTTGTGTACGCGCTGGAGAACATCAACCGCTACGCCATCTCGACCAAGAGAAAGGTGAGCGTGAGGCTGGCGAAAGAAACTCTTAAAACCAATTGA